The following proteins are co-located in the Pyxicephalus adspersus chromosome Z, UCB_Pads_2.0, whole genome shotgun sequence genome:
- the EXOSC5 gene encoding exosome complex component RRP46, translating into MEVSSESGPPTHGRCIVKRRMEAVERSLRMSGCELGLLSRPDGSANFLQGATSVLAGVYGPAEIKVSKEMHDKATVEVMVRPKVGLPAIQEKSQEQLIRETCESVINGTLHPRTSITIVLQIINDDGSLLSCCLNAACMALIDAGIPMRGLFCAVTCALPVEDLLIVDPNLKEQKESRAVLTIAMESMEKKVLTVSSRGTYSAEEFQQCVGAAWVSASDIFQFYKDSVKRKFSKS; encoded by the exons ATGGAGGTCAGCTCGGAATCAGGCCCCCCGACGCACGGGCGGTGTATTGTAAAGCGCAGGATGGAAGCCGTGGAGCGGAGTTTGCGGATGAGCGGCTGTGAGCTGGGGCTGCTGAGCCGCCCGGATGGCTCCGCCAACTTCTTACAGG gagcAACGTCAGTCCTGGCTGGAGTCTATGGACCAGCAGAAATTAAAGTCAGCAAAGAGATGCATGATAAAGCCACTGTTGAGGTGATGGTTAGACCCAAGGTGGGTTTACCTG CAATACAAGAGAAGAGCCAGGAGCAATTGATACGAGAGACCTGCGAATCTGTGATTAACGGCACTCTGCACCCCCGAACATCGATCACCATCGTACTGCAGATTATTAATGATGACGGCTCT TTACTTTCCTGCTGCCTTAATGCAGCCTGCATGGCTTTGATAGATGCAGGGATCCCAATGCGTGGCCTGTTCTGCGCGGTCACATGTGCCCTGCCTGTTGAGGATCTGCTAATAGTTGACCCCAACCTTAAAGAGCAAAAG GAGAGCCGAGCGGTATTGACCATTGCAATGGAGAGTATGGAGAAGAAAGTGTTAACAGTTTCCTCCAGAGGCACATACTCAGCAGAAGAG TTCCAGCAGTGTGTTGGAGCTGCCTGGGTCTCAGCCTCAGACATCTTCCAGTTCTAC
- the BCKDHA gene encoding 2-oxoisovalerate dehydrogenase subunit alpha, mitochondrial produces MAALRALLRIRAPSGWRGIVGRQATRALSEFTSLEEKPQFPGASAEFVDSLEFIQPNVISGIPVYRVMDRQGQILNASEDPQIPKEKVLKFYHTMTLLNTMDRILYESQRQGRISFYMTNYGEEGTHVGSAAALNDNDLVFGQYREAGVLMYRGYPLDLFMSQCYGNASDPGKGRQMPVHYGSKDLNFVTISSPLATQIPQAVGAAYAMKRENADRAVICYFGEGAASEGDAHAAFNFSATLECPVIFFCRNNGYAISTPTSEQYRGDGIAARGPGYGIMSIRVDGNDVFAVYNATKEARRRAVAENQPFLIEAMTYRIGHHSTSDDSSAYRSVDEVNYWDKQDHPISRLRHYMMHRGWWDDEQEKIWRKKSRKLVMEAFEEAERKHKPKIEHMFSDVYAEMPPHLKKQEESLVKHLKVYGEHYPLDSYEK; encoded by the exons ATGGCGGCGCTGAGGGCATTGCTGAGGATACGGGCTCCGTCTGGATGGCGGGGGATTGTGGGAAGACAG GCTACTCGTGCTCTCAGCGAATTCACATCTTTGGAGGAAAAGCCGCAGTTCCCTGGAGCCTCAGCTGAGTTTGTGGACTCTCTGGAGTTTATCCAGCCCAATGTCATCTCTGGGATTCCAGTGTATCGGGTCATGGACCGACAGGGGCAGATTCTTAACGCCAGTGAAGACCCCCAG ATCCCTAAGGAGAAAGTACTGAAGTTCTACCACACTATGACCCTACTCAACACCATGGATAGGATCCTCTATGAATCTCAGAGACAG GGAAGAATTTCATTCTACATGACAAATTATGGTGAAGAGGGCACACATGTGGGCAGTGCAGCCGCTCTTAACGACAATGACTTGGTGTTTGGACAGTATCGAGAGGCAG GAGTCCTGATGTACAGGGGGTATCCTTTGGATCTGTTCATGTCACAGTGCTATGGTAATGCCTCAGACCCTGGAAAGGGGCGCCAAATGCCTGTACATTATGGCTCAAAGGATCTGAATTTTGTTACCATCTCTTCCCCGTTAGCAACACAGATACCACAAG CTGTGGGTGCAGCATATGCCATGAAACGTGAAAATGCAGACCGTGcggtcatttgctattttggtgAAGGTGCGGCAAGCGAAGGAGATGCCCATGCAGCATTTAACTTTTCTGCAACGTTAGAATGTCCTGTAATCTTCTTCTGTAGGAATAACGGATACGCCATATCGACGCCTACCTCCGAGCAATATCGTGGGGACGGCATTG CCGCCCGAGGTCCCGGTTATGGAATTATGTCCATTCGAGTGGACGGAAATGATGTCTTTGCAGTGTACAATGCGACCAAAGAGGCAAGGCGTAGAGCAGTAGCAGAGAACCAGCCATTCCTCATAGAAGCTATGACAtacag GATTGGACATCACAGCACCAGCGATGACAGTTCTGCCTACCGGTCAGTAGATGAAGTCAACTATTGGGACAAACAGGATCACCCAATTTCCCGTCTTCGTCACTACATGATGCACAGAGGATGGTGGGATGATGAACAGGAAAAAATATGGAGGAAGAAATCCCGTAAACTG GTGATGGAAGCTTTCGAAGAGGCTGAACGTAAACATAAACCGAAAATCGAGCACATGTTCAGTGACGTCTATGCAGAGATGCCACCACACCTGAAGAAACAAGAAGAGTCCCTGGTAAAACATCTGAAGGTTTATGGAGAGCATTACCCCCTGGACAGCTACGAGAAGTAA